In Elusimicrobiota bacterium, the following are encoded in one genomic region:
- a CDS encoding polyprenol monophosphomannose synthase gives KNWPLHRRLLSKFANIYVKTFTRGVVNDNTAGYVGIKREVIPNISLERIKCEGYAYQIELKYRIAKKKYKVHEVPIVFVERVYGQSKISKNIIFEAFLTVIRIGLFGVKY, from the coding sequence AAAAAACTGGCCGTTGCATCGCAGGTTATTGTCGAAGTTCGCGAATATTTATGTAAAAACTTTTACCCGCGGGGTTGTGAATGATAATACCGCGGGGTATGTCGGGATTAAACGCGAAGTTATACCAAATATCAGCCTCGAGAGAATTAAGTGCGAGGGGTATGCTTATCAGATAGAACTAAAGTACCGTATTGCGAAGAAGAAGTATAAAGTTCATGAAGTGCCCATCGTTTTTGTTGAACGCGTGTACGGGCAGTCGAAGATATCAAAAAATATTATATTCGAAGCGTTTCTTACTGTGATAAGAATCGGTTTATTTGGGGTTAAGTATTGA
- a CDS encoding glycosyltransferase — MKTAIIHDWLTGMRGGEKVVEAICELYPEADLYTLFHFKGAVSDTIEKMNIHTSFLQYMPFARKYYRYYLPFMPMAIEAFNVKNYDLIISSSHCVAKGVIPGKNAVHICYCHTPVRYAWEMYGQYFAIGNKPKGIKDFVIEGVMKYIRNWDIKTVGRVNHFVSNSENIKERIKRCYNREAAVIYPPVDTEYYGNKDIVDKREDYYLLAGAFAPYKRLDLAVEAFNKLGYRLVIIGQGQDEKKLRSLADKNIEFLGWQDDKKLYECYSKCKAFIFPGEEDFGIMPVETQLAGTPVIAYGKGGALETVIDGKTGVLFYEQTCEALIGAVKKFENMSFNRNAVRENGLRFNKARFKNEFKGFVDSKLQ, encoded by the coding sequence TTGAAAACCGCGATTATACACGACTGGCTTACCGGTATGCGGGGCGGGGAAAAAGTTGTGGAAGCAATATGTGAACTTTACCCTGAAGCGGACCTCTATACCTTGTTTCATTTCAAGGGTGCTGTTTCGGATACTATTGAAAAAATGAATATTCATACGTCATTTCTGCAGTATATGCCGTTTGCCCGTAAGTATTACCGTTACTATCTTCCGTTTATGCCGATGGCAATTGAAGCGTTTAATGTCAAGAATTATGATTTAATTATCAGCAGCAGCCATTGCGTAGCGAAAGGTGTTATTCCCGGTAAAAATGCTGTGCATATTTGTTATTGCCATACGCCGGTACGGTATGCGTGGGAAATGTATGGCCAGTATTTTGCTATAGGGAATAAACCAAAAGGGATTAAGGATTTTGTTATCGAAGGTGTTATGAAATATATCCGTAACTGGGATATTAAGACTGTAGGGAGAGTTAATCATTTTGTTTCAAATTCTGAGAATATTAAGGAGCGGATCAAAAGGTGTTATAACCGTGAGGCTGCTGTTATATATCCTCCGGTGGATACTGAGTATTACGGGAACAAGGATATAGTTGATAAGCGTGAAGATTATTATTTACTGGCTGGAGCGTTTGCGCCGTATAAACGGTTGGATCTCGCGGTTGAAGCTTTTAATAAGTTGGGGTATCGGCTTGTTATTATCGGGCAGGGGCAGGATGAGAAAAAACTTAGATCGTTAGCTGATAAAAATATTGAGTTTCTTGGGTGGCAGGATGATAAGAAATTGTATGAGTGTTATAGTAAGTGTAAAGCCTTCATTTTTCCGGGGGAGGAAGATTTTGGGATTATGCCCGTAGAAACGCAGCTTGCAGGGACGCCGGTTATTGCGTATGGTAAAGGCGGTGCTTTGGAAACCGTGATTGACGGTAAAACCGGTGTATTGTTTTATGAACAAACTTGTGAAGCTTTGATTGGTGCAGTTAAGAAGTTTGAGAATATGAGTTTCAATAGAAATGCTGTCCGTGAAAATGGTTTAAGGTTTAACAAAGCAAGGTTTAAGAATGAGTTTAAGGGGTTTGTTGACTCTAAACTCCAGTAA
- a CDS encoding sugar transferase: MNKILSRSNINYLLMVLVFLVDLFLLYLMFIVAFKIRFQYQLLLTIIPPVLGMPSWEVYQKTIIAVIGLWAMIFLYTNLYREKFVSALDEIVLVVKAVSTGIVFAMALTFMYREYEYSRIVLGLAWVLAIVTISINHLILRFVIVRAVRLIVGPLRMMVMGQGRAAESILKILKRQPHIKVYYVPQLSVDKVEQMLETWDVEEVIIAQQEPDHKQLLSINDLCESNGIVLKFLPNIFELRMGEVFTDNDLGLPFLRLKSISLHGVNYYIKRFVDVVVSLLAISFLFPVLLGIVIAVLIDSSGPVFYKQKRMGHKGRIFDFYKFRTMVVNAERHIEKLRAQSDRQGPLFKMRDDPRVTRVGRFLRRFSIDELPQIINVLRGEMSLIGPRPQVLWETAAYDDFARKRLNVLPGITGLWQISGRADLSYEEMIQLDIYYVENWSLGMDLRILFTTLPVVLTAKGAY, translated from the coding sequence ATGAATAAAATATTGTCGCGTAGTAATATTAATTATCTGTTGATGGTACTGGTTTTTCTGGTTGACCTGTTTTTGTTGTACCTAATGTTTATCGTTGCGTTCAAAATACGGTTTCAGTATCAGCTGTTGTTAACAATAATCCCTCCGGTCTTAGGGATGCCGTCATGGGAGGTGTACCAGAAAACGATTATTGCGGTGATAGGGTTATGGGCAATGATATTTTTGTACACTAACCTATACCGTGAAAAGTTCGTTTCTGCACTTGATGAAATTGTGTTGGTAGTGAAAGCAGTATCGACTGGGATAGTCTTCGCTATGGCGTTAACATTTATGTATCGCGAGTATGAGTATTCAAGGATTGTGCTTGGCTTGGCGTGGGTGCTTGCAATTGTTACTATTTCGATAAACCATTTGATACTGAGGTTCGTGATAGTCCGCGCTGTGAGGTTAATTGTCGGGCCGTTACGCATGATGGTTATGGGACAGGGCCGTGCTGCGGAGAGTATCCTGAAAATCCTGAAACGGCAGCCGCATATTAAAGTTTATTATGTTCCGCAATTGTCAGTCGATAAGGTTGAACAGATGCTGGAAACATGGGATGTTGAAGAAGTTATTATTGCGCAACAGGAGCCGGACCATAAACAGTTATTGAGTATAAATGACCTCTGTGAGTCAAACGGTATTGTGTTGAAGTTTCTTCCAAATATTTTTGAACTTCGTATGGGGGAAGTGTTCACTGATAATGACCTTGGGTTGCCGTTCTTAAGACTAAAATCTATATCTCTGCATGGGGTAAATTATTATATAAAACGTTTTGTGGATGTGGTAGTATCGCTATTAGCAATATCTTTTCTTTTCCCTGTGCTTTTGGGTATTGTGATCGCAGTTTTGATAGATTCTTCCGGGCCGGTGTTCTATAAACAAAAACGGATGGGGCATAAGGGAAGGATATTTGATTTTTATAAATTCCGTACTATGGTTGTTAATGCAGAGAGGCATATAGAAAAACTGCGTGCACAGAGTGACCGCCAGGGGCCGTTGTTTAAGATGCGTGATGACCCGCGGGTTACCCGTGTAGGGCGGTTTTTACGGAGGTTTAGTATAGACGAACTACCGCAGATTATTAATGTGCTTAGAGGAGAGATGAGCTTAATTGGCCCGCGGCCACAGGTGTTATGGGAAACTGCAGCATACGACGATTTCGCAAGGAAAAGGTTGAATGTCCTACCCGGGATTACAGGGTTATGGCAGATCAGCGGGCGTGCGGATTTGAGTTATGAAGAAATGATTCAGCTTGATATTTACTACGTTGAAAACTGGTCGTTAGGGATGGACTTAAGAATACTGTTTACAACATTGCCGGTAGTACTTACAGCAAAAGGAGCGTATTAA
- a CDS encoding NDP-sugar synthase: MQAFILIGGYGTRLRPLTLSVPKPLLPVVNRAFLDYQLDLLERHGVDEVVFCVSYLSDSFKKYYSSLRYGRMKIHFSFEEKPLGTAGALWQARKYFKQPAFILNGDILTDLDLSIVAKYHRKNGAIVTIALTRVKDPTIYGLVELNARNQVQRFLEKPSWDEVTSNTINAGIYILEPQILDYIPDNTNFSLERNLYPTLLTDEKRKHKVYGYVATSTYWLDIGTPEKFLLANYDVMEHNIKVPSKFLARHAGKLSKDVIKKNHITCHGNVVVGKNNRIGKYVQLSGNVCLGNNCELGQGVVIKDCVILDDAKIGEGVKIESSIIGRGCIIEGNTLISEGAILGEKSVIRRYSKI; this comes from the coding sequence ATGCAAGCGTTTATTTTAATCGGTGGTTATGGGACAAGGTTGAGGCCGTTGACGTTGAGCGTGCCAAAGCCGTTATTGCCGGTGGTTAACCGCGCGTTTTTGGATTACCAGCTTGACCTGCTTGAACGCCATGGTGTGGATGAAGTAGTGTTCTGTGTATCATATTTGAGTGATAGTTTTAAGAAGTATTATTCTTCCCTGCGGTATGGGAGGATGAAGATACATTTTTCGTTCGAAGAAAAGCCGTTGGGTACCGCGGGTGCATTGTGGCAGGCACGGAAGTATTTTAAACAGCCTGCGTTCATCTTAAATGGTGATATACTTACGGACCTGGACTTATCAATAGTTGCGAAGTATCACCGGAAGAACGGTGCGATAGTTACAATTGCACTTACCCGGGTGAAGGATCCTACAATTTATGGGTTGGTAGAATTAAATGCGAGGAACCAGGTACAGAGATTTCTTGAAAAACCGTCCTGGGATGAAGTTACGTCAAATACTATAAACGCTGGGATTTATATTCTTGAGCCTCAGATCCTGGATTATATACCTGATAACACTAACTTTTCGTTGGAGCGCAACCTATACCCTACGTTGTTGACTGATGAGAAAAGGAAACATAAGGTTTACGGGTATGTCGCTACATCGACGTATTGGCTGGATATTGGTACACCGGAGAAGTTTTTGCTAGCGAATTATGATGTTATGGAACACAATATTAAAGTGCCATCCAAGTTTTTAGCAAGGCATGCGGGGAAGCTTAGTAAGGATGTTATCAAGAAAAATCATATTACATGCCACGGGAATGTTGTTGTTGGGAAAAATAATCGTATCGGTAAATACGTGCAGTTGTCGGGGAATGTGTGTTTAGGAAATAATTGCGAGCTCGGGCAGGGTGTGGTTATTAAGGACTGTGTAATTCTGGATGATGCCAAGATCGGGGAAGGTGTTAAGATTGAATCATCTATTATCGGGAGAGGTTGTATTATTGAAGGTAATACGTTGATTTCGGAGGGTGCGATACTCGGAGAAAAGTCGGTTATACGCAGGTATAGTAAAATATGA
- a CDS encoding NDP-sugar synthase, with translation MKAFILAAGVGTRLRPLTYYFPKPMFSVANRPVLEHTIRLLKMHNINEMVINLHYHPQKIKAYFKDGSRWGVKILWSEEKELLGTAGGVKRVEEFLKDDTFIVMSGDGITDLDITKAIDFHHNKHSVATMVLKPVDTRFEYGITLTDSTGRIKKFIEKPAWSEIFSNTVNTGIYIFEPEVLKLIPKNKMFDFGHDLWPLMLTKRMKIYGYLMSDYWCDIGNLTEYRRAQRDILQGKVKLSIPGEKRGRMHIWVGEGTRIDKTVRIFPPVIIGNNCVIEKDVILDKHTVIGNNCRIKRGAKIGNSVLWNDIVVEKKVGLSNCIIGNSAKVVENISVFEGSVINLQKK, from the coding sequence ATGAAAGCGTTTATCTTAGCGGCGGGAGTGGGGACCAGGCTTAGGCCGTTGACGTACTATTTCCCAAAACCTATGTTTTCGGTGGCTAACCGTCCTGTGCTTGAGCATACTATCAGATTGTTGAAGATGCATAATATTAATGAGATGGTGATAAATCTGCATTATCATCCGCAAAAAATTAAGGCATATTTCAAGGATGGAAGCCGGTGGGGTGTAAAGATATTGTGGTCAGAAGAAAAAGAGCTTTTGGGTACTGCCGGTGGGGTTAAGAGAGTAGAGGAGTTTCTTAAGGATGATACGTTTATTGTGATGTCCGGTGATGGGATCACGGATTTGGATATCACAAAAGCAATTGATTTTCATCATAATAAGCATTCAGTCGCGACGATGGTGTTAAAGCCGGTGGATACAAGGTTTGAGTACGGGATCACGCTTACTGATTCAACCGGGAGGATCAAGAAGTTTATTGAGAAACCGGCATGGAGCGAAATATTTTCTAATACCGTCAATACCGGGATTTATATTTTTGAACCTGAAGTATTGAAGTTGATACCTAAAAATAAAATGTTTGATTTCGGGCATGACCTCTGGCCGTTGATGCTAACAAAACGGATGAAAATCTATGGGTACTTAATGTCTGATTACTGGTGTGATATCGGGAATTTAACGGAATACCGGCGTGCGCAGCGCGATATTCTTCAAGGAAAGGTTAAGTTGAGTATACCCGGAGAAAAAAGGGGTAGGATGCATATATGGGTGGGTGAAGGTACCAGGATTGATAAAACTGTAAGAATATTTCCGCCGGTTATCATCGGGAATAATTGTGTTATAGAAAAAGATGTTATCCTGGATAAACACACTGTTATTGGTAATAATTGCAGGATTAAGAGGGGTGCAAAAATCGGGAATTCAGTGTTGTGGAATGATATTGTCGTAGAGAAAAAGGTGGGGTTAAGTAATTGTATTATCGGTAATTCCGCAAAAGTTGTTGAAAATATTTCAGTGTTTGAAGGGTCTGTAATTAATCTGCAGAAAAAGTAG
- the metK gene encoding methionine adenosyltransferase: protein MAKDFLFSSESVTEGHPDKVCDQISDAVLDEVLRQDKYGRVACETYITMGLVIIGGEITTNAFVDIHKLVREVVKNIGYSSTIYGFDYNTCAILNAIHTQSPDIAQGVNCGGAGDQGFMLGYACNDTPELMPLPITLAHRLTRRLAEVRKRNILKYLGPDGKSQVTIEYRDNKPVRVDKVVLACQHTEEILDKSKCNITSKARKEIIDAVAMPVLNKLVDKNTKFFVNQTGKFVVGGPQSDTGMTGRKIVVDTYGGMIPHGGGAFSGKDPTKVDRSASYMARYAAKNVVAAGLARKCEIQVAYVIGRAEPVSLMVDTHGTGKVSDEKLTKAVMQVFDFTPQGIIKKLDLLKPRYLATASYGHFGRKEKEFTWEKTDSVAKIRAAV from the coding sequence ATGGCAAAAGATTTTTTGTTTTCATCAGAGTCAGTGACTGAAGGGCATCCGGATAAGGTGTGCGACCAGATATCCGATGCTGTGCTTGACGAGGTATTGAGGCAGGATAAGTACGGGCGTGTGGCGTGTGAAACTTATATCACTATGGGGTTGGTTATTATCGGCGGTGAAATCACAACGAATGCGTTTGTTGATATCCACAAACTTGTACGTGAAGTAGTGAAAAATATTGGGTATAGTTCTACTATTTATGGATTTGACTATAACACCTGTGCAATTTTGAATGCTATTCATACACAGTCACCGGATATTGCGCAAGGTGTGAACTGTGGCGGTGCGGGGGACCAGGGGTTTATGCTTGGGTATGCGTGTAATGATACTCCGGAACTTATGCCGTTGCCGATTACACTGGCGCATAGGTTAACCCGCAGGCTCGCGGAGGTAAGAAAAAGGAATATATTGAAGTATCTGGGGCCCGATGGGAAGTCGCAAGTTACTATTGAATATCGTGATAATAAACCCGTGAGAGTTGATAAGGTTGTACTTGCATGCCAGCATACTGAAGAAATTCTGGATAAGTCTAAGTGTAATATTACAAGTAAGGCACGGAAGGAAATAATTGACGCTGTAGCTATGCCTGTACTTAACAAACTCGTGGATAAAAATACAAAGTTTTTTGTTAATCAAACCGGGAAGTTTGTGGTCGGCGGGCCGCAGTCGGATACCGGGATGACCGGCCGTAAGATTGTGGTGGATACTTACGGCGGGATGATTCCGCATGGCGGCGGTGCGTTCTCCGGAAAGGATCCAACTAAAGTTGACCGTTCAGCGTCGTATATGGCGAGGTATGCCGCAAAAAATGTTGTAGCTGCGGGGTTAGCGCGGAAATGTGAGATACAGGTTGCGTACGTAATTGGCCGTGCGGAGCCGGTATCGTTAATGGTGGATACTCATGGAACAGGGAAAGTTAGTGATGAGAAATTAACAAAAGCTGTGATGCAAGTATTTGATTTTACACCTCAGGGGATTATTAAGAAACTTGACCTTCTGAAACCTAGGTATTTAGCGACTGCGAGTTACGGGCATTTTGGGCGGAAGGAAAAGGAGTTTACCTGGGAGAAAACGGATTCAGTAGCGAAAATCCGTGCGGCAGTATAG
- the ahcY gene encoding adenosylhomocysteinase: MKNDVKSIKLAGIGKKRTLWAEREMPVLRSIRERFIKEKPLNGVKIGCCLHVTTETANLMITLAAGGAKVQLCASNPLSTQDDVAAHLVKDYGIPVYAVKGEDKKRYYSHIVAVLNSAPEITMDDGADLVTVLHTDKKYRALLSSMIGGTEETTTGVIRLHAMAKSGVLEYPIIAINDAQTKHLFDNRYGTGQSTIDGVVRATNLLLAGKNIVVCGYGWCGRGFAMRARGMGGIVYVTEVDPLCALEAVMDGFTVLPMSEAAKIGDLFLTLTGDIGVLRKEHFKVMKNGAIIANSGHFNVEIDIPALEKLSSEKKNVREFVDEYVLKSNGKSKSVFVLGEGRLINLAAAEGHPASVMDMSFANQALCVEYIVKKSKLGGLKKNVYSVPVDIDKKVAELKLKSMGMNIDKLTPEQVKYLSSWKQGT, translated from the coding sequence ATAAAAAATGATGTTAAGTCCATAAAACTTGCGGGTATCGGAAAAAAACGTACACTATGGGCCGAACGCGAGATGCCGGTATTACGGTCGATCCGCGAGAGGTTTATCAAAGAAAAGCCGTTGAATGGTGTCAAAATCGGGTGTTGCTTGCACGTAACAACGGAAACTGCGAATCTTATGATCACACTCGCTGCGGGGGGGGCTAAGGTTCAACTCTGTGCTTCCAACCCGTTGTCTACTCAAGATGATGTAGCAGCGCATCTAGTGAAGGATTACGGTATACCTGTCTATGCGGTTAAGGGTGAGGATAAGAAAAGGTATTACAGCCATATCGTTGCGGTACTTAATTCTGCGCCGGAGATTACTATGGATGACGGTGCGGATCTTGTTACCGTACTTCATACCGACAAAAAATACCGTGCGTTGTTATCCTCAATGATCGGCGGGACAGAAGAAACTACGACCGGGGTTATACGCTTGCACGCAATGGCAAAATCGGGTGTGCTGGAGTATCCTATCATAGCGATTAATGACGCGCAGACTAAGCATTTATTTGATAACCGTTATGGCACCGGGCAGTCTACTATCGACGGTGTGGTACGCGCGACAAATTTGTTGTTGGCAGGAAAAAACATTGTTGTCTGTGGGTACGGATGGTGCGGGCGCGGGTTCGCAATGCGTGCACGGGGAATGGGTGGGATTGTGTATGTTACAGAAGTTGACCCGTTATGCGCGTTAGAGGCGGTAATGGATGGGTTCACTGTATTGCCTATGAGTGAAGCTGCAAAGATAGGCGATCTGTTTCTCACTCTTACCGGAGATATAGGTGTTTTACGGAAAGAGCATTTTAAGGTAATGAAAAACGGGGCAATAATAGCGAACTCCGGGCATTTTAATGTTGAGATTGACATCCCTGCACTGGAAAAACTTAGTAGTGAAAAGAAAAATGTGCGTGAGTTTGTCGATGAATATGTATTGAAATCCAATGGCAAGTCAAAGAGCGTGTTCGTGCTAGGTGAGGGTAGGTTAATTAATCTTGCTGCTGCGGAAGGGCATCCGGCAAGTGTTATGGATATGTCCTTTGCGAATCAGGCGTTATGCGTGGAATATATTGTCAAAAAAAGTAAACTAGGCGGGTTGAAGAAAAATGTGTATTCCGTACCTGTAGATATAGATAAGAAAGTTGCGGAGTTGAAGCTTAAAAGTATGGGGATGAATATTGATAAGTTAACCCCTGAACAAGTTAAGTATTTGTCGTCTTGGAAACAAGGGACATAA
- a CDS encoding M6 family metalloprotease domain-containing protein, whose amino-acid sequence MPNKLRYKCFNVLTVLILAIPVFAGNAYPAPALHPQFAWQEPREHVHKLPDVRGMRALGINEDILATKLGTIGQKKIAAIIVNFASAGATTSGSATINAFELSTVQGYLKRMAEYYSEVSYGKLQLVISTFPANGAFNLSNTMQSYGAPDTVLEANTHRLFKDAVAVANENGANISTATYNAVMILHAGYGQESTGVEGDIWSVFLSWEGYYNSVCGFNEGLLVPAKEKESDPLGTICHEFGHQLGLADMYRTGSISKSIVGVWCLMDYGNWGGKSGDLSGSNPSHTCAWCKTVLGWVSPSNTSNNISSTQVIVSSTIGKQIVPSERALEGIIKIPIDTGNKQGIWEEYFLVEYRRKSEPKLKYDQGLCTEGLLIWHVDETVLYGKLAYPPDGGVLNTRFNHNIINNKYSTDYLGVKLHTSDRSEPGDADSGCSSKHPFCDGAMFTTPDTKSNNGQESSITIEGIFGTGNSYLVSNILRTKIGDDEILSMYGSPNPCSSGLFTASFVLGKPSSTRQILVFTINGELIKTIPSTEIRLISLSDESYKYEAQWDLTNTYGQKVAAGVYLYALKTEKSLKVGRMAVVK is encoded by the coding sequence TTGCCTAATAAATTGCGGTATAAGTGTTTTAATGTTTTAACGGTATTAATATTAGCAATACCGGTATTTGCGGGAAACGCGTACCCCGCGCCGGCATTACACCCTCAATTTGCATGGCAGGAACCGCGTGAGCATGTTCATAAACTACCTGATGTGCGCGGTATGCGCGCGTTGGGGATAAACGAAGATATTCTCGCTACTAAACTTGGTACAATCGGGCAAAAAAAGATTGCGGCGATTATAGTGAACTTCGCATCAGCTGGAGCTACTACCAGCGGTAGTGCTACAATTAATGCGTTTGAGTTGTCCACAGTACAGGGATATCTTAAACGTATGGCGGAGTATTACAGCGAGGTGTCATATGGTAAGTTGCAGTTGGTGATCAGTACGTTTCCTGCTAACGGTGCATTTAACCTGTCAAATACTATGCAGTCATACGGCGCACCGGATACTGTGCTTGAAGCTAATACTCACAGGTTGTTCAAAGATGCTGTGGCAGTAGCAAATGAAAATGGTGCTAACATAAGTACGGCTACATATAATGCGGTGATGATACTGCATGCAGGGTATGGCCAGGAATCTACCGGGGTTGAAGGGGATATATGGTCGGTCTTTCTTTCGTGGGAGGGATATTATAACTCGGTATGCGGGTTTAACGAAGGGTTGTTAGTTCCTGCAAAAGAAAAGGAGTCTGACCCTCTAGGTACTATCTGCCATGAATTCGGGCATCAATTGGGTTTAGCTGATATGTATAGAACGGGAAGTATTTCTAAAAGTATAGTCGGGGTATGGTGTTTGATGGATTATGGTAACTGGGGAGGGAAATCCGGGGATCTTAGCGGGAGTAATCCGTCTCATACATGTGCTTGGTGTAAGACTGTTCTTGGGTGGGTATCACCGTCTAATACCAGTAATAATATTTCAAGTACACAAGTTATTGTGTCATCGACTATAGGAAAACAGATTGTACCATCTGAGAGAGCGCTGGAAGGTATTATTAAGATTCCTATAGATACCGGGAATAAACAAGGTATATGGGAAGAATATTTTTTGGTTGAATACCGCAGAAAGTCTGAGCCTAAACTTAAGTATGACCAGGGATTGTGTACCGAAGGATTGTTAATCTGGCATGTGGATGAAACTGTATTGTACGGCAAGCTTGCTTATCCTCCGGATGGCGGGGTGTTGAATACCAGGTTCAACCATAACATTATTAATAATAAGTATAGTACGGATTATCTTGGTGTTAAACTTCATACTTCTGATAGAAGCGAGCCAGGTGATGCGGATAGCGGGTGTTCGTCAAAACATCCTTTCTGCGACGGAGCAATGTTTACTACGCCGGATACTAAGTCTAATAATGGCCAGGAAAGTTCAATTACAATTGAAGGGATATTCGGGACGGGGAATAGTTATTTAGTCTCAAATATTTTACGGACAAAAATTGGGGATGATGAGATTTTGAGTATGTACGGCTCTCCAAATCCTTGTTCCAGCGGGTTGTTCACTGCGAGTTTTGTTTTAGGTAAACCGTCGTCTACAAGGCAAATATTGGTGTTTACCATTAACGGGGAATTGATAAAAACAATTCCTTCTACAGAAATAAGGTTAATTTCATTATCCGATGAGAGTTATAAGTATGAAGCTCAATGGGATCTCACAAATACTTACGGCCAGAAAGTTGCGGCTGGTGTGTATCTTTACGCGTTGAAAACTGAAAAAAGTCTTAAAGTTGGCCGAATGGCGGTAGTGAAGTAA
- a CDS encoding LptF/LptG family permease translates to MKKYLLQKYFIFHYIRPFIYGLFIVWLLTMISQFFDRLDLLVTNKPAIQDIIAYLLLRSPFWTLQILPIITLLALLFALNNLSHTGELTAIKSAGVDIYKFIKPVFYIGILLSLTSFYFFEYVIIHSNAQSDYIFRTKFKNAEPNMQVLQTNVFLVGQNGQYFTANLVDPSKNELQGFVMESFDNDFHIKTQTISKRAVWDKQNSIWTLYDTVDRRYNANEEIVSQTYKHTKTVPLNETINDFVYYSPNLEEMNFIKLKQYITSLRLKGRQTAREEVQYHMKFSYPLANLVVLIFGLYFGLLTQKSGKLRSFSICLISTFLYWGVLSVSRSVGDTGRIPPLIAAWLPNVLFTTIGAILLTRVHR, encoded by the coding sequence ATGAAAAAATACTTGTTACAGAAATACTTTATCTTTCATTACATCCGCCCGTTTATCTACGGATTATTCATAGTCTGGCTGTTAACTATGATCTCGCAGTTTTTTGACCGCCTGGACTTACTGGTCACCAATAAACCTGCAATACAAGATATTATAGCGTACCTATTACTGCGTTCACCATTTTGGACACTGCAGATTCTCCCGATTATAACATTACTCGCACTACTTTTTGCGTTGAATAACCTTTCCCACACAGGAGAACTCACAGCAATAAAATCCGCAGGCGTGGATATTTACAAATTCATAAAACCGGTATTCTATATCGGTATTTTATTAAGCCTAACCTCCTTCTATTTTTTTGAATACGTAATAATTCACAGTAACGCGCAATCCGACTACATTTTCCGTACAAAATTCAAAAATGCCGAACCCAATATGCAGGTACTGCAAACCAACGTTTTTCTTGTAGGACAAAACGGCCAGTATTTTACAGCCAATCTTGTTGACCCCTCAAAAAATGAACTACAAGGTTTTGTAATGGAAAGTTTTGATAATGATTTTCATATAAAAACCCAAACGATCTCTAAGCGCGCAGTTTGGGATAAACAAAATAGTATATGGACACTTTACGACACTGTTGACCGCCGGTATAATGCAAACGAAGAAATTGTATCACAAACATACAAACATACAAAAACCGTCCCGCTAAACGAAACAATCAACGATTTTGTGTATTACTCCCCCAACCTAGAAGAAATGAATTTTATCAAACTAAAACAATACATCACATCATTACGGCTAAAAGGCCGACAGACCGCGCGGGAAGAAGTACAGTATCACATGAAATTTTCGTACCCTCTAGCAAACCTGGTTGTATTAATTTTTGGGTTATACTTTGGATTATTAACCCAGAAAAGCGGGAAACTGCGTAGTTTCAGTATATGCCTTATCAGCACATTTTTATACTGGGGCGTACTTTCAGTGAGCAGGTCAGTAGGGGATACAGGACGAATACCGCCGTTAATCGCAGCATGGCTACCCAACGTGTTATTCACAACAATCGGAGCAATACTGCTTACCCGCGTACACAGGTAA